In Candidatus Zixiibacteriota bacterium, the DNA window GAGACGTCGGATATCTTTGTTGAAAAAGAACGGTTCAACAAAAAAGTGTTGATCAAATATTTGACCGACACGGCATTATATTATGAACGGTTCGTCACATATTATAAGGACGGCGCCGAACAGAATGAAAAAGAACTGACCCAGGCCGCGGCCAAACGGGTCGAGGACAAAGAGAGGCGAAAAGGGAAAGATGTATCATTCCCCATACTACGCCCATTCTACGCAAGTCACCGCGACCTATACGATATTACATACGAAGGTCTTGTCGAAAATGTCAATGACCGTTACTTGTGCCATCATTTCTCTGTGAAGGCGAAGGATTTCGATGACTCGCTGATAAATGGAAACTTCTTTTTCGAAGCAGAATCATTCGCGCTGGCTCGGGTTGATTTCTCGCCGGTGAAACTAATACGGAAAACAATGTTCAAGATGAGTAAACTCGAAATGTCGATACTCTATGGACCAACAGCCGAAGGTTTCTGGCTTCCCGAACAGTTCAATATAACCGGCAAAGGAAAAGCGGCATTTTTTATCGGTGTTAATTTTTCCGGTGTTGAATATTACCGCAATCCAATTATAAATGATCCGGTGAATGACAGCCTGTTTTTCGCCGAAGGACTGACCAATAGATAACTATGTGCCGTTTGGATCATAGTTTACGGGGGTAATGTGGTAATTATTATTTTACGTTTTCTTAGAATTCTTTTACCTGTTAAATGCTTGCCTCGGTTTGAGCATTTTATTATAAACACCTATTCAGAACGTGGCTAAACAACGGCCATGAAATTTACTAACGTACAGAGTGAAAGGACTCAACGATGAAGAAAGGTATTTTAACAGTGTGCGCACTGCTGATAGTGGCGGGCGCAACGACAACTCAGGCGCAAGACGCGATGAAGAAAACGAACTTCTATGTCGGTGTTGGCGCAACTCTGCCTACTGGTGATTTTGGCGACGCTTACGGGATGGGCCTGCAAGCATTGGTAGGAATGGGATTCTCGCTCATGGCTGACCAGCCATCGTTTCAGATTGTCCCTAAAATCGAGTTTCACACATTTTCGGCCGACGAAAACTTCTTCACTCAAAATGATCCGAGCATTACCAATTTCGACGGCGGCTCGGTGAATGCACTCATGTTTGGCGTTGATGGACGCTATGGTTTCGGAGCTACCGAAACATCGACTCGGCCGTTTATACTCGGAGGACTCGGATTTGCAAGTTTGTCCGTGTCCGATATCACTTATTCTTCAGGCGGAACAACGTTCAATGCCCCGGGTGGCGACGGAACCACTGAACTTTTCTTCAACTTCGGAGCTGGTGTCGATATTCAGGCCGGCGACGCAATGACTTTGTTTCTTGCCGCGCGCTACTTGACTATTCTAACCGAAGGTTCAAGCTCGAATCTGCTTCCTTTGACGGTTGGACTTCGCTTCTAAGTTATTTTTAACAATGTGATCCGAAGCCGAAGTTGCAAAAGACTTCGGCTTTTTTTTGTTTCACATGGACAAGGGAAAAAAAATATGCGCTTTGAACTTGAACGGTCAAAGACTGAAAAACTCATAATCGAAGACAGCGAATACAAAGGCCACCAATTGGTTTCGCTCAGGATATATTTCCTTGGGGAGGGCAGTGAATGGCTTCCGACAAAAAAAGGGGTGACCTTTAAACGCGAACAACTCGACGAGGTAATTGCCTCGCTTGATAAGATAAAAGGGTAACGGTGGGTGGCCGTACCTTCATAATGTCATCCCCTCTATAATGTCATCCCGGCGCAGGCCGGGAGCCAGGATTGATATTCGTGCGGTCCGACGCGGCGGATGTCGCGCACCGAAGAAAAGATCACACCGCAAGCAGTGTGGTACAAAAAATCAAAGCCGAACTCTCAACACCGTCGTTGCGAGGAGCGACTTCCGAGGAGTGACGCGGCAATCTCATATTCTCATCCGTCGGGTCTTGCGTGGGCAAGGATATAATTGTGACAGGACGGTAAATTGGTGCAGACCAGAGATTTTCGAATCCGCCAATGGAGGACGGCCTG includes these proteins:
- a CDS encoding transcriptional coactivator p15/PC4 family protein codes for the protein MRFELERSKTEKLIIEDSEYKGHQLVSLRIYFLGEGSEWLPTKKGVTFKREQLDEVIASLDKIKG
- a CDS encoding outer membrane beta-barrel protein, which translates into the protein MKKGILTVCALLIVAGATTTQAQDAMKKTNFYVGVGATLPTGDFGDAYGMGLQALVGMGFSLMADQPSFQIVPKIEFHTFSADENFFTQNDPSITNFDGGSVNALMFGVDGRYGFGATETSTRPFILGGLGFASLSVSDITYSSGGTTFNAPGGDGTTELFFNFGAGVDIQAGDAMTLFLAARYLTILTEGSSSNLLPLTVGLRF